The genomic segment CATGGCTAaaaattgaatcagaccctgataCAATAGGTCGACCGGGGGGATCGATGAGAgacttgtggatcttaggcaaCACATACAGTAACGGGGTAACTGGATGCGTTACTGTAAGATAATCCACAAGTCCCTCATCTATGATCCCCGCGTCTAAGGCAATAGCCAACACATTTTTGATCGATTCAGCGATTCTAAATTTAGGGTCAGCATCAATGGGCCTGTAGATGGTATTGTCGCTCAATTGTCTCAGTACCTCTGCAATGTATTTGCAGGTATCTAAAACAACCACCGCACCGCCTTTATCCGCGGCCTTGATAGTAAGTGCGGGGTCATGCTTTAATTCATTAAGAGCGACAATCTCATCAGCAGTTACATTGGGGCGACCAAAGGGTTGTGGAGAGTGTGTCTCTCTTAGTGTCTGGATATCAGACTTAACCGCAGCCATGTATGCCTCAATGGCAGGATCACAAATGGCGGGATTGAGTTATCTCTTGGCATGTTCGATCTCTCACTTGGAAGTAACTTTAATCCCGCCATTTGTGATCCTGCCATTGAGGCATACATGGCTGCGGTTAAGTCTGATATCCAGACACTAAGAGAGACACACTCTCCACAACCCTTTGGTCGCCCCAATGTAACTGCTGATGAGATTGTCGCTCTTAATGAATTAAAGCATGACCCCGCACTTACTATCAAGGCCGCGGATAAAGGCGGTGCGGTGGTTGTTTTAGATACCTGCAAATACATTGCAGAGGTACTGAGACAATTGAGCGACAATACCATCTACAGGCCCATTGATGCTGACCCTAAATTTAGAATCGCTGAATCGATCAAAAATGTGTTGGCTATTGCCTTAGACACGGGGATCATAGATGAGGGACTTGTGGATTATCTTACAGTAACGCATCCAGTTACCCCGGTACTGTATGTGttgcctaagatccacaagtcTCTCATCGATCCCCCCGGTCGACCTATTGtatcagggtctgattcaattttTAGCCATGTTGCCATCTTCTTGGACCGGACACTACGCAGTTTTGCATGTGGCGGAAGCTCCTATACACAAGACACTGCCGATTTCTTACTTAAGTTGCAGATGATTGACTTGACAGATGTACAGGGGGTAACGTTAGCATCTTTTGATGTCACCTCTCTCTACACCTCAATTGATCACTGCAAGGGATTATCAGCGGTTGCTTACATGTTAGATAACTCTTCTTTGACCAGTCAAGCTCAACATTTTATATTGTCCCTCCTTGAAATTGTCCTGAGATCCAACTACTTTCTTTTTCAAGATTCTTATTACATGCAGGAGCAGGGCGtggcaatggggtccaatgtggccccaacttatgccaatatatttatgcgtcgatttgaggaagatgtcgtctatggaagccaccattTCAAGCATGCTatggcgtggtggcggtacatagacgacgtcttcctcatctggactggcaCTACTGAGCAGCTTTGCGAATTCCACGACTTTCTTAATGGGATTGATAAAACACTTCAATTTACCCTAGTGCATTCTCATATCGAAATGCAGTTTCTTGACACACGTGTGATCCTGGCGGACGGCAAGTTGCATACTGCACTTTTTACAAAACCGACCGACAGGAACACACTATTGACGTACAGCAGTAATCATCCCAAAAATATGATCAGATCCTTGCCTTATTCCCAGTTCTTAAGAGCAAGACGTATAGTTTCAGACCAAGATGTGTTAGACAACACACTTGATGTATTGACCAACAAGTTCAAGAAACGAGGTTATCCCTCTAAATTACTCCATGACAAAAAAGAACTGGTCATGAAACTAGATAGGAATGATACTCTTAAAAACAAAGTACGTCAAACAAAACCAACCAGAATTCCTTTTATTTCCATGCACTCGGAACAGAGTACAGCGATAGGGAACATCATCCGACGCCATTGGGGTATACTGGGTGGCTGCCACAGTGCCGTTAAGGAATTTCATTCTCCACCCCTAATGTCCTACCGCAGATCCAAAAGTATCAAAGATCAGTTAGTCAAGGCTGACGTGGGGACTTCAAAAAAATCTAGACAGACAACACTGACAACAAACAGCACAGGATGCTTCCCATGCTTATCATTTGTAAACTGTAAATATATTGTAAAAGGTAGAAATTTTGTACATCCACAAACTGGGGTGGTATACCCGATACGATATTATTTAACTTGCGACTCTAGTTACATCATTTACGCACTCACATGTCCATGCAATTTAATTTACGTAGGCGAAACTACCACTGACTTCAAGTCACGGCTTAACAATCATCGTCTAAGCATAAGAAAAAAACGGCTTGATTTGCCAGTGTCTAAACACTTCACGGACCTCAAACACACTGAAAGAGACCTCAGGTGTTGTATTATCGATTTTATACCTATGCCCAGAAGAGGTGGCAACAGGGCTAATCTCCTGAACAGACGGGAGTTGAGGTGGATTCACACCCTTAATTCCCTCAAACCTTATGGTCTAAATGTGGACTATAAAATTGGGGTGGGCTAGATCTTTGGTCTGCCTCCAGGCTGTACGTTATGGTGTTGATCGCATTCATGTATATTGTGAGATTTTCTGTACAAGACAAAAAAATATgttctttattattttatatttattcttaTATACAATATACTTATTTTTCTCTTCTCTCCTTTTTTCCTTATTCTGCGGCAGGTGGGCCACGGAGCATGAAGTGAGGAGATATGAGGCTGTAAGTGTGGACGGCATGCCCATATAAGGATAGTCTCTTTCTGTCATTACGTTTTTTGCTTTTAGATGCTTTTGGTGCTTCTGTGACTACAGTCTGGTGTTGACATAGCAGGTATATATGAGGAGATCCCTCCCTATGAGGTGGCGATGGGTGGGCATTGATCACAGATGCAGTGTGACCCCACACTAACGTGTGGGTGCGCAACTGATCTGGGACCAcggatgtgggctgcagcattgttTTTGTTGTGTCCCATATCTGAACTCACCTAGCCATCAATATAGGCTATAGGAGCACTAATATGTGCTCTCGCCTGATTTTGTTACACATCGGCTGGCATTAACAGAGGTCCCTGGCAATACTAGCAGGATGCCCTGATCCAAGATGGTgcaagagacatcagaaggccaaTGCGCAGTTGCGGTATTACAAGCACATCGTAACCCGGAAGTACGCCACATACGTCATCGTGACATGCGCAGTCACGCTACAGGCACGCCGAACCGCATGAATTATGACAGCCGTCTATGCTCTACATTCTCCTTCACCCTCCGTCTGCCTGACCTACGCAgtaagcacttagcactttatcAGCATACACAGCTGACACCATTCACCTTATGATTGATAATTATGAAGTATTTATATGTATCTGTATATTTCACTGAACAGTATACTTAGTTTTTTAATCGatcatttattatattattatgcaCTGACTTTCACTATGATTTTTATTGTAAACTTGATATATGCATTGCATTTTGTATTTGATTAACTTATTTGTTATGAATTGAGCGCAGCTGTAGTGCACATTGATTGTATTCACCCCTACTGGTATATATACTCAGTATTTTGTCTGtacacattgcttgagaaaggctcacacattgagccgaaacgtcgcttgtcccacatgggtaattaaagattttttcttcttttactttttggagtgctgccctttttgttacttttatatatatatatcgccacttccaaaaattgccctggagagtaccagcacctctccgtgcgcccagtacgtgggtttccggtaccggagcgcagcggagagctggcagtatctcctccctaatgtcgttggctgggcagctagtggaggggggcgggtcgttgcagagtacggctcaggctggcgcaggcagggagttgacctcacgttaggtgacgtcaactccttcccgcgcgcctgtgactgaggagcgatcagtgcggcgaccagtgactggtcctccttggagtcaggagtcggacggtgcagcaaagaacatcgactttgctttggaatccaacttctgaagagtactggtgagtgacaggcaccccccctcccccacacacattagttcctctctgtaccagtacccccccccccctggcaggggggtactggtacagagaggaattaatgtgtgtgatgagggggggggggggtctgatgtgcaggggggtactggtacagagaggaacgaatgtgcggtggtggggggggggggggtactggtacatagaggaactaatatatatgtgtctgatgggtgggtctgatgtgtagggggcccctgcacatcagacccccacatcacacacatatatattagttcctctatgtaccaggacccccccccccaccaccgcacattcgttcctctctgtaccagtacccccctgcacatcagacccccccccccctcatcacacacattagttcctctctttaccagtaccccccccccaccaccaccaccacacattagtgcctctctgtaccagtacccctctgcacatcagaccccccatcacacacatatatattagttcctctatgtaccagtaccccccccccccaccaccaccgcacattcgttcctctctgaaccagtacccccctgcacatcagacccccccctcatcacacacacacacacattaattcctctctgtaccagtacccccctggcaggggggtactggtacagagaggaattaatgtgtgtgtgtgtgatgagtggggggggggtctgatgtgcaggggggtactggtacagagaggaacgaatgtgcggtggtggggggggtactgtactggtacatagaggaactaatatatatgtgtgtgatgggggggtctgatgtgcaggggggggagcacggcgcctaatagagtaccgcacctcttttggcccacttaaagcactgtatatatatatttgtggtcctggctgcgGCGCGAAGCCTGTGGAGTGTGACTGAACCTAATCTAGCTAcagtggctggtggtgtgcctgttgccacgtgacgagggtaggccaaataaagggggcataccctatgGGAGATGTAAAGAGAAGGGTCGGGAGGGAGGggcgagagaggacgtgcacccGGTGAGCTGGGCGGCTTGggcttaagaagccccctacgcccctcccacaaaagcaggctggattcagcctgctgcatttgtggtcctggctgcgGCGCGAAGCCTGTGGAGTGTGACTGAACCTAATCTAGCTAcagtggctggtggtgtgcctgttgccacgtgacgagggtaggccaaataaagggggcaaaaTACGAGTAGGAAAGGTGTAAGGAGCGACTCTTTATTGTGAAAGATGGTACTACAGAACTAAGTCAGAGAAAGCCGCAGCGATTTCGGCTTTCGGGTGCGGGATGTATCGTGAGAAGCAAGAGGACTTCCAGCGGCCCATCTTACGGATGATATGGGCCGGGACCCCATGTTTGGAGGCGGCGGGCGCTCCGATCCGGAATGAATGGCCCGTGATGGACTGGGGGTTGAACCAAACCCGACGCGAGGCTGCGAATGTGGATTGACAAACTGCGAGGACGTGAGAGGTCGTGACGGAAAGGAAGGAGAGGGGCTGTGGCGGGAGCCCGATTGCCCGTGTGGTGAGTAACCCTTGAGGACGGCCACGGGACACCAGGAGTTGGAAGTCGGGAAGTATTCTATGTGCACTGGGGGCCCGATTTGTGAGGTTTGGAGACTGGCAAGGGAGAGGGGAAACGCTCGCGACTACGGGTGAGTTGGTTTAGAGCCGGGCCTGAGTTGTGAGGAGAGGTGCCGGGAATTCCCCGGCCGGAGAAAGCCTAGAAGCTTGGTAGAGGGCGGCTTTGAAAATGCAGcttctgaaagggccaaaagGACGGCCGTCTAGGAGATGAGAGTTCCTGAACAGGTCCCCTGAGACAGGTTGCTGGCGGTCCGGATTTGTGAGAGCATTTTTGAATACCCCGCAGTGTGGCTTTGATGGCGTGGGAAGAAAAGATAGGGTTGCTGTCTGGCTGACGGATCATGAGGTGATGCTGGACTCCTGACAGATACGATCTGATGGTGCTGAAGGAGAGTGTGTAGGTCCTTGtgcagtatgccaggaaagccatGATGAAAGCGGTTTCGCTTACGTTGCCCCTGGGGTGAAGGTGACGAAATACCTCGAAAGCTTTCCAACCCGACTGTAGTTCCTTGTGGAGTTTTCGGACAGGGACTTGCGGATGAGAGTATGAGCCATGACTAGGTGCCTGTCTAGTCAGGATCAGAGAGCCGAAGTCCGGGGTGGAATCCCGATTCTGTCGGCTTgaggcatgacctggaagaagagAGTCAGGTTtaagcgagacaaggcatctgctgcGACGTTCCTGATACCCTGGATGTGGGTGCAAGAAACATGGAAATTGAACTTGAGGGCAAGCCAGGTGAGTTTGCGCAGGAGCGCATGACTTTGGGTGAACTGGATCTGCCTTTGGAGATGATGTCGACGACCGTGTGGTTGTCGGTGAAAAAACGCACGGGCATGTTGCTCCATACTTTGCCCCAGACTTGAGCTgctgccacgatggggtacaATTCAAGGAGAGGAGAGGACTGGATGGCTTGAGGGTCTGAGAGGATCTGGGAGGGCCAGGAATCAGCGAACCACTGGTGGCCGAATAAGGCGCCGAACCCGACGGATGCTGCCAGCGTCAGAGTATACGGTCGGGCAGGTGGGGCTCCAGTGAGGGACGAACCATGGAGATGCCATTCCATGCTGACAGAAAGACCCTCCACATGTCCAGGTCGGCCAGGGCTTCCCGGTCCAGTTTGGATCAGCGAGTCCCTGGGTTGAGGCTGTGGGTAACACTGGAGGAGTCTTGCTGTGAAGGATCGTCCCTGcggcatgatgcgggctgcaaagTTGAGAGAACCCAACAGTGACTGCAGGTCGCCCTTGGACATGGTTCTGGAACCGATGTGAGCAGAAATGAATGACTGGAGCCTGACTAGTTTGTCCTCTGGGAGTCTGGCTTCCATTCTGCAGGTATCGAGCGTGATACCCAAGAAGGTGAGGACCGTGCTAGGGCCGTCAACCTTTGATGGCGCCACTGGACCTGTAAGGCGGAAAAAAATGCAGAGGAGGCTTTCCACCTGTCGGGCACATGGTTTGGGTTCTCGACCAgtaagaaatcgtccaggtagtgtaTGACTCTGGGACAGTTGCCGTGGTTTACCAGGATCCAATGgagggcctgggcgaactgatcaaagagccaggggctgctcttagaCCCGAACGTGAGGCGGGTGGCAAAGTAATACTGGCCCCTCCATTTGATCCCGTGAAACCTCCAGAGGTGGGGCTGGATTGGTAGAAGCTTGAAAGCGTCCGAAATGTCCGCTTTTGAGAGCCAAGCCCCTGCCCCTACCTGTAGGATGAGTTGGATGGCTTCGTCCAGGGAAGAATAGCGCATGAAGTATTCTTCCGATGGTATCAACGAGTTGAGGCTcggggtgctggatgcatgaggcGCTGACAAATCATATATTAGTCggtttttattggaatttttgcTGCGGACCAACCCAATGGGGCTCACCCTGTAGACCTGGAAGGGAGGGGTGGGAAAAGGCCCTATGATGAAACCCTTCTGCAGCTCGACCTGCAGAAGGGAATCCACCGAGGCCGGGTCCGTCATGGCTGACATGAGATTGGGGGTCTCCCAGGAATCCCGAGGCAGGGTGACCAGGCCGGTGTGGAAGCCTGATGAAAAACCGGAATGCAGGAATTGGACGAAGGCGGGATCGTGGTGGGTATTGAGGAGGGAGATGAGAAGGGGGACATTAATGTCGGCCAGTCAGCTTTTGGCCGAGCGCTGGGAGCAGGTGGACTGGGGGTGGGCCCGGAAGCAGGTGGAACAAATGTGGAGCGCCTTACATTTGCTATAGTTGCAGAAGCTGGAGTTGAAGTTGTTGCACAACTGGTTTTTTCCCAGGTACACGATGGGGCGACCCAATTTGTCCAGGAGCGGACCCGGTTTCTGGGGGGCCGAAGTGCTCGGCTGCTGTTTTGGCAGGGGGGAGGCGTGGGAGCTTGGGCACCAATCGGAGGCGTGCAGGACTGACTGGCAGAAGGAGCAAAAAGGAGACCTGAGACCTGCAAAATGTCTGCAGAATAGCTCCATGTCGAGGGAGGCCCAGTTGGTGATATGCTGGAACTGGGCGAGGGCTGCAGCTGCCTTCGCCGAAAATGACCGGTGATAGTCGTAATATGCAAATCCTCCGTATTTGTGCCCAAGCTCCGTGACCCTGTATAAATATGCGTCCAGCTCCTCTCTTCTGGCTGGGTGTGCTGCGCAGATGATGTCGCGGTAGAGGCTGAACGCAAGCACGAACTCTGGGATGGAGAGTTTTTTGTTCAACCTCGCGTCTTTGGCCTTCAGGACTACGGACACGTCCCCGCAAGCGATGGTCCGGTTTTCCACCGTGTCGTGCGTGGAGATGAGGACCGCAGCCAGGTTCACGTCCTTGCCTGCGAGAATGTCCCTGCGCAGGTTTTCGGGGACGAAAAAGGAGGGGGCTATTTCGGGCGGCCCAGACAACCTACCTGAGGAAGATGGCTGGGAAGTGGAAGGACCAGGGGCGGGACTGGAGGGTGCGGCAGGTGAAGCGTCCCTGCTTTCGACTGCCTGGAGCCTGGTGTTCATGTCACAGATGGAACTGGACAAATTGTTTATCGTGGCGTGTAGCTGCGTTAGTGACAGCTGTATGGTCGACATGGGGATCTGCTCCGTGGACCCTGTGGATGGCTCAGGAAACAATAGGTGATATAATTCGGCCTTTCGGGCTGTGGCCGAATGGCGGATTCCTCGCTTGTCCAGCTCGGCAATCATCTTGGGGATGGTCCAAGTCCGGTAAGAAGAGCGACTTGCCCGTTCCGATACCGCAGACTCCACGATCGATAGAGCGTCCTCGATGTCGGACACGTGGGACATGTTGGAGCTGAAACGAAGAGGGGAAAGGAAAGCTGGAGGGGGAAGCGAGGTGGGTGCGGGTGGTATTACAGAGAGAAGCGCGTGGCGGGACGGAGGTGCCCAGCGTCGGGGCGAGGCCGGAGGACGCGAGGTCCCCTTACTGGGCGTGGTTTATAACCTTACCTTAAGATGCTGGAGCTGTTAATGCCGTGAACAGAGGGGACGGAAGCGACCTGGCGAAGCCGAGATTATCCCTGGTTCACCTGAAAAGAACAGTATATGATGCCACGATTGGCTGTGCCGGGCGGCCGGAATAGTGAATCGTGGCCGCTACTTACCTggacgacaaaaaaaaaaaaaaaaagggggccaaAGGATTCCAAGGGAGCACTCACGGAGTAGCTTAGTCACCTGAAAGGACAAGACCGAACGTGTTGATTTAAGGAAAGCGCCACTGGTGCGAGACCAGAGGTTTCCTGGCATTTTGACCGGGCCGGAGCCGGGGGATGGCGCGTGACTGCTGCAGCGGCGAGC from the Bufo bufo chromosome 2, aBufBuf1.1, whole genome shotgun sequence genome contains:
- the LOC120992127 gene encoding uncharacterized protein LOC120992127; the protein is MSHVSDIEDALSIVESAVSERASRSSYRTWTIPKMIAELDKRGIRHSATARKAELYHLLFPEPSTGSTEQIPMSTIQLSLTQLHATINNLSSSICDMNTRLQAVESRDASPAAPSSPAPGPSTSQPSSSGRLSGPPEIAPSFFVPENLRRDILAGKDVNLAAVLISTHDTVENRTIACGDVSVVLKAKDARLNKKLSIPEFVLAFSLYRDIICAAHPARREELDAYLYRVTELGHKYGGFAYYDYHRSFSAKAAAALAQFQHITNWASLDMELFCRHFAGLRSPFCSFCQSVLHASDWCPSSHASPLPKQQPSTSAPQKPGPLLDKLGRPIVYLGKNQLCNNFNSSFCNYSKCKALHICSTCFRAHPQSTCSQRSAKS